The following is a genomic window from Thioclava electrotropha.
CATCGGGCCGATTGAGCGTGATCACCGCGACCTGCTCTTCGACCTCGTACCGGATAACCTTGAACACCATCTGGAAAACGCGCCTCCCTCTTTGTCGCGCGCCCACGATAACGCGGGTCACGCGAAGGGAAAGCGGAACGGGGCGTCACGAAGGACGCCCGGCTCGTTTTCTTCAGAAGATCTCGAACAGGCCCGCAGCCCCCTGCCCGCCGCCGATGCACATCGACACGACGCCGTAGCGCGCGCCGCGGCGCTTGCCTTCCAGCAGGATATGGCCCGCCATGCGCGCACCCGACATGCCATAGGGGTGGCCGATCGAGATCGCGCCGCCATTGACGTTGAGCTTGTCGTCGGGAATGCCCAGCCGGTCGCGGCAATAGAGGAGCTGCGAGGCGAAGGCCTCGTTGATCTCCCACAGGTCGATATCGTCGATGGAAAGCCCCGCGCGCTCCAACAGGCGCGGGATCGCGAAGACCGGGCCGATGCCCATCTCGTCAGGCGCACAGCCCGCAACCGCCATGCCCCGGAACGCGCCCAGCGGCTCCAGCCCGCGCCGCGCGGCTTCCTCGGCGGACATCACCACACAGGCCGAGGCGCCGTCGGAGAGCTGGCTCGCGTTGCCTGCGGTCACGCATTTATCGGGCCCCAGCACCGGCTTGAGCCCTTGAAGCCCCTCCAGCGTGGTCTGCGGACGGTTGCACTCGTCGCGCTCCAGCCGCACCGACTGCTCCGAGACCTCGCCCGTAGCCTTGTCCTTCACCAGCTTCACCGCCTCGACCGGGATGATCTCGGCGTCGAAACGGCCCGCCTCCTGCGCGGCGGCGGTGCGCGTCTGGCTTTGCAGCGCATAAGCATCCTGCGCTTCGCGGGTCACGCCATAGCGCTCGGCCACGACCTCCGCCGTCTCGATCATCGACATGTAATAGGCGTCGGGCACACCGGGGCTGCGATAGCGATAGCCGTTCCAATGCTCGTTCTGCACCAGCGAGATCGAGTCGAGCCCGCCCGCAAGCGCCACGTCCATCTCGCCCGTCATCACGCCATGGGCCGCCGTCGCGATGGCGTTGAGCCCCGAGGCGCATTGACGGTCCAGCGTGACGCCCGCCACGCTATCGGGCAGGCCTGAAGCCTGCGCGATATGGCGCGCCACGTTGACGCCGGTGGAGCCCTGCGTGAGGGCGGAGCCGAAGATCGCATCGGCGATCTCGCTGCCCTCGAGCCCTGCTCGGGAAACGGCGGCGCGCACGGCATGGGCGGCCAGCGCCGGGCCTTCGAGATTGTTGAACGCCCCGCGATAGGCCTTGCCGATCGGCGTGCGGGCGGTGGAGACGATGACAGCGTCGCGCATTGGAATCCTCAGATGGTTTCGAGCCCGCACCAGTCCGCGATGAACAGGGCGGTGCTCTGGGTGATGCGACGGATGCTTTCCAGCTCGACGCGCTCGTTGAAGCCGTGGATCGCCTCGGCGCGCGGCCCGTAGACCAGCGCGGGCGTGTCGGCATAGAGCCCAAAGAAGCGGGCATCGGTGGTCGCGGTGATCGCCACGCGGTCGAGATCGCTCTCGTTGACGCTGCGATGCGCCCCTTCGAGGGCGCCGATCGCGGCCTTCGACGTGGCGGAGTGGTCATCGGAAAGCGCGTAGCCCTCGGCCATGAAGCCGTGCCAGACGATCTCCGGCAAGGAGTTCTTCAGGAAGGCGTTGGAGCGCGCGGCATCCATGATGGTCTCGGTGATCTCGGCGCGCGCGGCGGCGATGTCCTGACCCGGATAGATCGCGATGCGCATGTCGAAGATACACCATGCCGGGACGGAGGACGCCCAGTCGCCGCCCTGGATCTTGCCGATATTGAGGTTGATCGGGTGATGGACATGGCCGAAATCACCGTGCCGGCAGCCCGGCGCGTTCCAGCGTTCCTCCAGCCCGTGCAGCGCCTCGATCAGCGGGATCGCGGCCTCGATCGCATTGGCGCCGGTGCCGGCATAGGCCACATGCGTGGGCAGACCCTTCAGGTGCACCTGCGCCCAGACAACGCCGAGCTGCGCGCCCACAAGCTTTTCCTCGAACGGTTCGGGGATCAGCGCGGCGTCGGCGCGGTAGCCGCGCTCAAGGCAGGCCAGCGCGCCATTGCCAGTGCATTCCTCTTCCACGACGGATTGGAAGAACACGTCCGCACCGGGGGCGAAGCCTGCCTTGCGCAGCGCGTCGAGCGCGAAGAGGTTCGACACCAGCCCCGCCTTCATGTCGCCCGCACCGCGCCCATAGAGCCAGCCATCGGCGACATGCGGCTCGAACGGCGGCGCATCCCACATATCCAGCGGGCCCGCAGGCACCACGTCGATATGACCATTGAGGATGAGCGAGCGGCCCTTGCGCGATTGGCTGCGATGGGTGCCCACCACGTTCACCGCATCCTCGTAATCGCCCATCACCGGCGAGAAGCCCGGCATGTCGCGAATCTTGTCGACGTCGATCTGCCATCGGTCCACCTCGTAGCCGCGCTCGTCGAGGGCGGCGGCCATGAAGTCCTGCGCGCTCTGCTCCTGCCCACGGGTGGAGGGGTGCGAGGTCAG
Proteins encoded in this region:
- a CDS encoding ArgE/DapE family deacylase, which codes for MDTELKTRILSAVDAAFDDETAFLSELTSHPSTRGQEQSAQDFMAAALDERGYEVDRWQIDVDKIRDMPGFSPVMGDYEDAVNVVGTHRSQSRKGRSLILNGHIDVVPAGPLDMWDAPPFEPHVADGWLYGRGAGDMKAGLVSNLFALDALRKAGFAPGADVFFQSVVEEECTGNGALACLERGYRADAALIPEPFEEKLVGAQLGVVWAQVHLKGLPTHVAYAGTGANAIEAAIPLIEALHGLEERWNAPGCRHGDFGHVHHPINLNIGKIQGGDWASSVPAWCIFDMRIAIYPGQDIAAARAEITETIMDAARSNAFLKNSLPEIVWHGFMAEGYALSDDHSATSKAAIGALEGAHRSVNESDLDRVAITATTDARFFGLYADTPALVYGPRAEAIHGFNERVELESIRRITQSTALFIADWCGLETI
- a CDS encoding acetyl-CoA C-acyltransferase translates to MRDAVIVSTARTPIGKAYRGAFNNLEGPALAAHAVRAAVSRAGLEGSEIADAIFGSALTQGSTGVNVARHIAQASGLPDSVAGVTLDRQCASGLNAIATAAHGVMTGEMDVALAGGLDSISLVQNEHWNGYRYRSPGVPDAYYMSMIETAEVVAERYGVTREAQDAYALQSQTRTAAAQEAGRFDAEIIPVEAVKLVKDKATGEVSEQSVRLERDECNRPQTTLEGLQGLKPVLGPDKCVTAGNASQLSDGASACVVMSAEEAARRGLEPLGAFRGMAVAGCAPDEMGIGPVFAIPRLLERAGLSIDDIDLWEINEAFASQLLYCRDRLGIPDDKLNVNGGAISIGHPYGMSGARMAGHILLEGKRRGARYGVVSMCIGGGQGAAGLFEIF